The genomic segment TAGAATCAATCCTTAGTGAAGATAAGGCATGAGATTTTGCATGTTCTGATTGTTAATTTTTCTCTGTGTTTCATTAGCATTCCTTTGTCTGTCCTAGTATGCATGCTCTATGTCATGGTCATTTCGCGGTAGATCTCACCCATTTTTACCGATAACCTCCATGGAGTACCTTGTAATATACTTTTCATAACCGCGATATCCATACACAGTTCTTTTTCCCTCTGAGAGCATAGAATAGAGTACACGTTCTAGTTCATTTACGTTATCAGGGTTGACAAGAATACCATCATCACCCTCATACCTTATTACAGAGCTTATGGTAGGGCTTTTAGCGCCTATCACAGGTTTTTCATACTCCACGCCTCCAGAAAAACTAAAGGGATGGTTTCTTCTTTCGAAGGCAAAATTACAAGATCTGAAGCTTTAACGAGTGCATACTTATGTAAAGGTGGCAGGAACCGGTAAATTTTGAGACTTTTACTCTGCAATAAGGCGTTCTCATACTTCTCTTTAAGTCCTTTTTCACCAGATGGAGCTTCACCCATGCTTACTAGCGTTGTATAGGGAAATTTCTTTACAAATTTTACGAAGGCCTTTAAAAGGCTCAAATAACCTTTTCTTCTGCTACGGGGATTAATAAACACGATCAAGTCCCCCGATTTCAGAGCGGGTTTTATTAGCAAGCTCGTTTATTGTAGATTCATTTTCCTCAAAAATCTGTGTCGATTGCTTCGCCAACGAGGTATACGTTATTTAAACCGAGTAACTTTAAAAGCTGTAATTCATAAGGTGTGGATACGGTAATAGCATCATAGCTGGATAAAATGTGACGTATAGCACGAATTTTCATGTAATCAACGGTATCCTTCAAATATCTGACTTCGCTCTTTATGCTTAGCGGATGAATAAGGGCATGGCACGATATTTTGGTGTTTGCAGGTATTTTGTTCTTAATGCGGAGGGGTACTAATCACAAGTGAGTAGTCAGAATTCCAGTGGCCTACATGAACTACATCGCTGTCGTTAAGTATTTCTTTAATGTAAATGGTAAATGAAATTGATCGCTACATATTTGTGTGATACAAGAAAATAAACTAGGTCTATCGCGCCTTCAACACCAGAGTCTAGACTGCTGAGAAGAAGTTTAGGGATTAGGCTAAGATCTTTTCTTAGATTACAGTATTTTTTATTGGTACTATGTCTATCATGCTTTTATAATTGATTAAAAGATTCGTCAATTTGTGACATCTTAACGAATAGAGTTTTATATCTCCGAAGCTAAAACCTCGCGATTTTTAACAACAATTTCCTTAAAATTTTTATAAGCGTTACCCATGTAAGAAGAAAATATGGACTATAAAACGCTATTTCCGGAAAAGGATGGAAATACCTTTTACTTTCATCTGAAAGAGAATTATACATTTTATAAAGCTTTACTATATCCCAAATTTTTAGCTCTTGAATGACTAGGTATTTATTGATCTTCGCAAGCATTATCTTTTTTATTGTTTTTAAATTTCTGGCACATGTGTTCTTTATATTAATACTTGTGTTTTAAAACCTGTTTTTAAAGGTATAGAGAAATACAGGAATTATAGCTAATTATAATATTTTTTGTAGATCTTTATTAATCTTTTCCCAATAGATTTTAAATTATATATTTCTATTACTTTATGATAACCAGCGCTACCTAAGCGATAAGCATACTTTTTGTCTTCTATTAGTATGTACATCGCCTCTATCAGCTTTCTTACATCGCCAAAAGGTATTAAGTGAGCGGATTTTTCTCCAGTTATAGCTATAGAGGATATTGTTGGAAGATAGGAGCCTATCACCGGTTTCTTAAAGGCCCAAGCTTCTAAAAACACTAATGGTATGGTTTCTCTAGCTGAAGGCAATACAATTACATCGCTTGACATAATTATTGCTAACTTCTCGATTTCAGAGACATTGGTGTATGTCTTTAAGTATCCTTCATTTATTAATTTTGTTTCAAGATATTGAATGACGGAAGCATAGGGATCATTTGGATTAATCGTTCCTAGGGAGACAAAGACCACATCCTTTCGATATCTGATTAGCGTTTTAGCAGCCTCTAGGAAGTGATAATAACCTTTTATGTAGCTCTTACCACCAATAAACAATAATACCCTTTTCTCACTCAATTCTTTTCGTATCTTATTTGATCTTTCAGATATGATATGTATGTTGTTATGAATAAAGTCGAGGTCTATACCTTCTCCAACAAAATATACGTTATCAAACCCTATTTTTCTTAAAAATTCATATTCGTAAGGTGTTGAAGTCGTTATAGCATTAACCTTAGAGAGGACATTCTTCATGGTATAATGCTCATAGAGAGCTCTCAATGGGACAGAAAGTTTTCTCCCAAAAAGCTTAGTAAAAATACTAGAAGGATCT from the Candidatus Methanomethylicota archaeon genome contains:
- a CDS encoding glycosyltransferase; translated protein: MFINPRSRRKGYLSLLKAFVKFVKKFPYTTLVSMGEAPSGEKGLKEKYENALLQSKSLKIYRFLPPLHKYALVKASDLVILPSKEETIPLVFLEAWSMKNL
- a CDS encoding glycosyltransferase family 4 protein; the protein is MEILYLTSHLSKIQGGPLLMLNFARSVKAVEPSSNIRLISLDENRYGYLPQIPYNDVKVFFFQARTPRKSSYILVKSLFGLPSSFFAVLGSYKTFNFDFEKIKQFLEDAGRKYDIIHGESWRAPYTIIQSLFLKNSLSRSKFVCHVLYHPTIYADPSSIFTKLFGRKLSVPLRALYEHYTMKNVLSKVNAITTSTPYEYEFLRKIGFDNVYFVGEGIDLDFIHNNIHIISERSNKIRKELSEKRVLLFIGGKSYIKGYYHFLEAAKTLIRYRKDVVFVSLGTINPNDPYASVIQYLETKLINEGYLKTYTNVSEIEKLAIIMSSDVIVLPSARETIPLVFLEAWAFKKPVIGSYLPTISSIAITGEKSAHLIPFGDVRKLIEAMYILIEDKKYAYRLGSAGYHKVIEIYNLKSIGKRLIKIYKKYYN